In Armatimonadia bacterium, the genomic window TCGAGCCGGTTGTGAAGCTCGTCGACACCTGCGCTGCGGAGTTCGAGGCCTACACTCCGTACTACTACCTCACCTATGAGCAAGAGGACGAGCTCCGGCCCCCGAGCGACAACAACATCATGATCCTGGGCGGCGGCCCGAACCGCATTGGCCAGGGGATCGAGTTCGACTACTGCTGCGTCCATGCTGCTTTCGCGCTCGGCGAAGACGGCTTTGAGACGATCATGGTCAACTGCAACCCGGAAACGGTCAGCACGGACTACGACACCTCCGACCGGTTGTACTTCGAGCCTCTCACGCTGGAGGACGTGCTGAACATCTGCGACAAGGAGAAGCCGAAGGGGGTCATCGTGCAGTTCGGTGGCCAGACCCCGCTGAACCTCGCGCAACGGCTGCAGGATCACGGCGTGAACATCATCGGCACGAACCCGCACAACATCGCGCAGGCGGAGGACCGGGAGCAGTTCAAGGAGACCCTGGACAGCCTCGGGCTGCATCAGCCGGCGAATGACACCGCCTACTCGCCGGAGGAGGCACTCGAGAAGGCTGAGCACATCGGCTACCCCGTGGTGGTGCGTCCGTCCTTCGTGCTGGGCGGCCGCGCAATGGAGATCGTCTACAACCGTCGGATGCTCGAGCGCTACATGGCGCTGGCGGTTGAGGCCTCGCCGGATCACCCGGTTCTGGTCGACAAGTTCCTCGAAGACGCCATCGAGATCGACGTCGACGCCATCTCGGACGGCGAGCGCTGCGTGATCGGCGGCATCATGGAGCACATCGAGGAAGCCGGCATCCACTCGGGCGACTCGGCGTGCGTGCTCCCGGCCTTCAGTCTGGCCGAGGAGGAGCTCCAGGAGATCGCCGAGCAGACGAGGGCGCTGGCAAAGGCTCTCGGTGTCGTGGGCCTGCTGAATGTCCAGTACGCCATCAAGAATGAGCGGCTTCACGTGCTGGAGGTCAACCCGCGGGCGTCACGCACCGTGCCCTTCGTGAGCAAGGCGATCGGCGTTCCGCTGGCGAAGCTGGCAGCACGCGTCATGGCCGGGAAGAGCCTGGAGCAACTCGGCTTCACCAGCGAGATCATCCCGCCGCATACGGCTGTGAAGTGCCCGGTCTTCCCCTTCGCGAAGTTCTCGGGCATCGACACACTTCTCGGGCCGGAGATGAAGTCGACGGGAGAAGTGATGGGCATCGACATGGACTTCGGCGCGGCCTTCGCGAAGGCCTACATCGCCGCCGGACATGACCTGCCCACCCGCGGCACCATCTTCATCAGCGTGCGCAACCGCGACAAGCGCGACGTGATCTTCCTTGGGAAGCGGCTCCACGAACTGGGGTTCAAGATCGTCGCCACAGAGGGCACCGCGAGCGTTCTGCGACGCGTCGGTGTGGATGCGGAAGCCGTGTACCGTGTGTCCGACCCGCGCGGCCGGAACGTCATCGACCTCATCCACGACGGCCGCATTCAGCTCATCATCAATACGCCGACGGCCGGTGAGGAGCCGCGAGAAGATCAGAAGGCCATCCGGGCACAGGCGGTGTTGTACAATATCCCGGTCATCACCACGATCTCGGGAGCAATGGTCGCCGTGATGGGCCTCGAGTCCATCGTCCGCGGACGGCTGTCCGTGAAGCCCTTGCAGGAATACCATCGGCTGATGCATGCCGAGGTCTAGTGGAGAGTGACAGGATAGGCACGCTCTGCGCCGAAGACTAGACTGGGGGTCGGGTCGAACCACACAATCTGGCTGACTCGGAAGGATGTGGTGCGCGGTGTCGACGTTGGTTGGCGGCATGTTCCACGGCGCGTCGTTCCTGGTGTGGATCATCATCTATGTGTACTGGGCCCTTGCCCTTGCGGCCATCGCCAAGAAGACCGGTACGCCTGACGAGTGGATGGCCTGGGTCCCGATCGTGAACATGTGGCTTCTCGTCCAGATCGCGCAGAAAGAGGCCTGGTGGTTCGTCCTGTTCTTCATCCCGATCGTGAATCTGGTGGCCTCAGTCATCATCATGATGGCCGTTGCGGAGCGCGTGGGGAAGCCGAGTTGGTGGGGAGTGCTGATCATTGTACCGGTAGCGCAGTTGGTTGTCCCCGGGTACCTCGCCTGGGGGTAGCCGGGTAGACACAGAAGGCAAGAAGACAAGGAGGCGGAGCGCTGCAGGCACGTGGTGTCTGGGCCTCCGCCTCTTTTGGCCTGTGGTGGCCGGCTCGCGGCGCAGCTAGGGGGTAGTGAAGGTGCCGAACCAGGTTCGTGCGCCGAGCAAGGAAGGCATGATCGCGGTCTCGTGATCCAGAGAGTCGCCCACATTGAGGAGCTGCACGTCCGCACCGAGGGCCGACATGCGAGCATAGGCGACCTCAGAGTTGGCGTAAGGCACGTCCCTGTCCGCGTGGCCATGGTAGAGGCGGACGGGCGTCAGTGGTCGCCAGTCGTAGACGTCGTTCTCGCGCAGCGCGTTGAGGAAGGGATCGGTGGGCGACGCGGCCTGCATGCGGGAGAGGAAACCGGGCGTCAACATGTCACTGGGATTGGCCGGAAGCTGGGCCATGATCTCAGAGGAGCTGTGGGTGCCGTCGAAGAGTGTGGCGATGCG contains:
- the carB gene encoding carbamoyl-phosphate synthase large subunit; this translates as MPKRTDIKKILLIGSGPIVIGQACEFDYSGTQACKALREEGYEVILINSNPATIMTDPETADRTYIEPINAETIAEIIAEERPDALLPTLGGQTGLNAALQLSESGILARYNVELIGAKRKAIKKAEDRELFKDAMLAAGLDMPLSDFATSERDARRIAQEIGFPLIIRPSSTLGGTGGGIANNMEELQEAVAKGIDASPMNEVLVEQSVIGWKEYELEVMRDTKDNVVIVCSIENFDPMGIHTGDSVTVAPAQTLTDQEYQRMRDLAIRVIREIGVDTGGSNIQFAVNPDNGRMVIIEMNPRVSRSSALASKATGFPIAKIAAKLAVGYTLDEISNDITRETPACFEPTIDYVVTKIPRWAFEKFPGADPTLMTQMKSVGEVMAIGRTFKESLQKAIRGLEIGRFGLGADGKGSHYDGMPTEELVAKLRIPHPDRLFQLRSAMRQGMQADQLHEITGIDMWFLNHLEELVGMQDEVVKMRAAVPAAAGGAKSEGVVPLERGLLRRLKRAGFSDKQIAVLTRNTEDGVREVRKALGIEPVVKLVDTCAAEFEAYTPYYYLTYEQEDELRPPSDNNIMILGGGPNRIGQGIEFDYCCVHAAFALGEDGFETIMVNCNPETVSTDYDTSDRLYFEPLTLEDVLNICDKEKPKGVIVQFGGQTPLNLAQRLQDHGVNIIGTNPHNIAQAEDREQFKETLDSLGLHQPANDTAYSPEEALEKAEHIGYPVVVRPSFVLGGRAMEIVYNRRMLERYMALAVEASPDHPVLVDKFLEDAIEIDVDAISDGERCVIGGIMEHIEEAGIHSGDSACVLPAFSLAEEELQEIAEQTRALAKALGVVGLLNVQYAIKNERLHVLEVNPRASRTVPFVSKAIGVPLAKLAARVMAGKSLEQLGFTSEIIPPHTAVKCPVFPFAKFSGIDTLLGPEMKSTGEVMGIDMDFGAAFAKAYIAAGHDLPTRGTIFISVRNRDKRDVIFLGKRLHELGFKIVATEGTASVLRRVGVDAEAVYRVSDPRGRNVIDLIHDGRIQLIINTPTAGEEPREDQKAIRAQAVLYNIPVITTISGAMVAVMGLESIVRGRLSVKPLQEYHRLMHAEV
- a CDS encoding DUF5684 domain-containing protein, with the protein product MSTLVGGMFHGASFLVWIIIYVYWALALAAIAKKTGTPDEWMAWVPIVNMWLLVQIAQKEAWWFVLFFIPIVNLVASVIIMMAVAERVGKPSWWGVLIIVPVAQLVVPGYLAWG